gagatttttcaaatacaaaagttGATCCACAAGTTTACATTCTGTAAAACAaccccatatatatatatatatatatatatatgactacTTGAATGACTACTTGAATTGGGGTTTTGAGCATAAAGATTCCATTGACCTGTAAAAAGTGGGTCGAACCCTTGGTGATGCGGTAATACATCTAAGAAATTATTCCACCAAATGTACTCCCCTCTGGATGCGGAATAGCAACATGGACTAAATGCCCTATTCAAGCCAAGGAACTTACACCAAAGAGTCCTGACAAATGGTGATTCAGACGAGATTCAACATTTTTTAACCAGGAAACGCTCAGTTTCCATTTCGGTTGTAGGTGTAATCAACCTGCTATTAAGGATATGGCAGaaagaaataatagaaaaagagTGTCAGTATAAAGATCTTCATTAGTGCGTAAACTGATTGTATACCACCACTGATAAACACCAGAATAAGCGATATTCACTAGGCCAAGAGCACCCCATCGAGTAAAAGCTTCCACAGCCGGTTGACCAAAATGAGAATCCCAAATTGCATGAGCAATAGGTCTTACATGTAAAAGGTCATGTACCCACGACTCAAAATTTCCTTGCCAAGCTACATGAAACAGATTTTCGGAAGTCCATAGAAAAATTATTGCTAATTGACCGAAGTGAGaagcaaaaatattttgataaagacGTTCCTCAGTAATATCATCATGACTCTCGAAGTCATGTGCGGTAgcaataccaaaccaaatacGACGAGTAGTGGGGTCCTGAGCTAAGCCTTGGCTAAACCTTGGAAATTGTAATGCCATAATGCTTTTCAAATCCTCCTAGCCATTATCCTACTGCAATAATTCTTGCTAAGAAGAATGCCATGTTGTGGCAATTCCACCCAGAAGGTAATGGGTTACTCCTACAACACGTCCTTGTTTAATGCTCAAGGCTCTCGACTGAGTTGCAAAAgtaacttttaatttattatgagCCCAAACGATGGATTCAATAAGTTCTTGCCAATAACCACGTCCGCTGAATAGAAACATTAAACTAAAAGCCCAGACAAAATGAGCACCTAGGAAAAAAAGGTCATATGCAGATAATGAAGAACCATAAGACTGAATTACCTGGGATGCCTGTGCCTATAAGAAATCGCGGAGCCACCCATTAATAGTAATAGAACTTTGCGCAAAGTTTCCTCCCGTGATGTGAGTTACTACCCCTTGATTACTTACACTTCCCCAAACATCTGACTGCATTTTCCAACTGAAATGGAATATTACTACCGAAATTGAATTGTACATCCAGAATAGTCCTAAGAAGACATGATCCCAGGCCGATACTTGACATGTACCCCCTTTTTCAGGTCCATCGCaaggaaaacaaaaaccaaGATTTGCTTTATCCGATATTAAACGAGAACTGCGAGCAAATAGCACACCTTTCAAGAGTATCAATACCATCACATGAATcgtaaatgcatgaatgtgatGTACCAAGAAATTAGCGGTTCCTAATGGAATAGGCAACAAAGCCACCTTGCCACCCACTGCCACTAAATCACAACACCTTAAGTTAAACTGGTGCTTGCTGTTGTACCAGGAGCCGTTGCACCAGGTGCTAAAACATGGGTGTTTTGTATCCATTGAGGAAAAACGGGTGTAATTGTATAGCGGTATCTGAAAACATATCTTGAGGATGCCCTAAAGCGCTCATGGTATCATTATGAATATACAAACCAAAACTATGAAAGCCTAGAAATATACATGCCCAGTTGAGATGGGATATGATTGCATCACGATGCCTAAGGACACGGTCTAATAGATCGTTGTACCGAGTAGTGGGATCATAATCTCGTACCATAAAAATGGTTGCATGCGCGACAGCACTAACTATGAGAAATCCACCAATCCACATGTGATGTGTGAACAATGACAGTTGTGTACCATAGTCAGTAGCTAGATACAGATAAGGGGGCATGGAATACATATGATGAGCTACAACAATTGTTAAAGAGCCTAACATAGCTAAGTTAAGAGATAATTGAGCATGCCATGACGTTGTTAAGATCTTATCCTGACCTGTAAATGAACCTTTATGGGCTTCTAAAATATCTTTTAGTCCATAACCAATACCCCAGTTGGTCCTATACATGTGACCCGCTATCAGGAAAAGAATTGCAATAACTAAATGGTGATGGGCAATATCAGCCAGCCATAGACCCCAGTTACTAGATCTAATCCTCCACGAAAAGTAAGAAAGTTCGCATATTTTAACCAATTCAAGGTGAAAAACGAGGTTTATCCCTCGGCAAAACTGGGATAAAGTTGAGCCAAAAGATCTCGATTCAAGATAAATTCATGAGGAAGTGGTATCTCTTTAGGATCTACTCCAGCGTTTAGAAATTGGTTACTCGGTAAAGAGACATGTACTTGATGCCCCGCCCAAAAGAGAGACTCAAGTCTTATTAGCCCTGCCAAATGGTGATTCAGCATAGATTCTACATCTTGAAACCAAGCCAATTTTGGCGCCGCTTTATGATAATGAAACCAACCAGCAAAAAGCATTAACGCTGCAAAGACCAATGCTCCAATTGTTGTACAATAGAGTTGTATTTCACTAGTTATTCCAGATGCTCGCCAAACCTGAAAAAATAACCAGAGGTTATTTGTATTCCTCGGAAACCCCCGCCTACGTCACCATTTAATATTTCTAGGCCTACTATTGGCCAAACCACCTGGGCACTAGGCCCAATGTGAGTTGGATCACTTAGCCACGCTTCATAATTAGAAAAACGAGCACCGTGGAAANAAATACATGCCGCTCAGCCAAAGAAAGATGATGGAGAGTTGACCGAAATGTGCACCAAATACTTTTTAAGAGATCTCCTCCAAATCACTGGTATGGCTATCAAAATTGTGAGCATCAGCATGTAGGTTCCAGATCCAAGTGGTAGTATCAGGCcctttagctattgttcttgaGAAATGACCCGGTCTGGCCCATTCCTCGAAAGAAGTTTTTACGGGATCCCTATCTAccaaaattttaacttatgGTTTCGACGAACGTACCAAAGACGGGTTCATAACCTCTATTCAAGCAATTTATGTACCCGCAGACGATTTGACCGACCCTGGTCCTGCTACGACATTTGCACATTTAGATACTACTACCGTACTATCAGGAGGATTGGCTACCAAAGGTATTTATCCAGCAGTAGATCATTTAGATTCAACGTCAACCATGCTGGATTCGTACCAAAATTGTAACTTCTGGTTCCGATCCATTCGTTCGTAGAGCTATTTACTCGATCGCAGACATTTCTGGAACACCTCTAATAGAGGGGCAAATGGTCAATTTTGAAAGAACTTATTGTCAACCTCTTTCAGATATGAATCTATCTGATTCAGAAGGGAAGAACTTGCATCAGTAtctcaatttcaattcaaacaTGGGTTTGATTCACACTCCATGTTCTGAGAAAAATTTATCATctgaaaagaggaaaaaatggaGTCTTTGTCTAAAGAAATGCGTTGAGAAAGGGCAGATGTATAGAGCCTTTCAACGAGATAATGTTTTTTCAACTCTCTCAAAATGGAATCTATTATGCCATGGTTCCTTACTTCAACAAGGTACAAATatctaaatttgatatttttagatACTTTTTCAGACCTATTGCCAATACCAAGTAGTAGTCAAAAATTTGTATCCATTTTTCCTGCTATTATGCATGGATCAGGTATATCATGGCGAATTCTTCAGAAAAAATTGTGTCTTCCACAATGGAATATGATAAGTGAGATCTCGAGTAAGTGTTTACATAATCTTCTTCTGTCCGAAGAAACGATTCATCGAAATAATGAGTCACCATTGAAATCGATACATCTGAGATTGCCAAATGCTCGTGAGTTCCTCTATTCAATCATTTTCCTTCTTCTTGTTGCTGGATATCTCGTTTGTACAcatcttctctttgtttttCAGGCCTCTAGTGAGTTACAGATAGAGTTTGAAAAGGTAAAATCTTTGATGATTCCATCATCTATGATTGAGTTGCGAAAATTTTTGGATAGGTATCCTACATTTGAACCAAATTCTTTCTGGTTAAAGAATCTCTTTCTAGTTGCTCTAGAACAATTAGGAGATTCTCTAGAAGAAATATGAGGTTCTGCTTCTGGCGGCAGCATGCTTGATCTCGCTTATGGGGTCAAATCAATACGTTCTACGAAGAAAGATTGGAATATCAATCTCATCGAGATCATCGATCTCATACCAAATCCTATCAATCGAATCACTTTTTTGAGAAATACGAGACATCAAAGTCATACAAGTAAAGAGATCTATTCAttgataagaaaaaagaaaaaacgtGAACGGGGATTAGATTGATGAGAAAATATAATACTGGGTCGTGAACAGTGATTCgattgatgatgaagaaagagAATTCTTGGTTCAGTTCTCCACCTTAACGACATAAAATAGGATTGATCAAATTCTATTGAGTCTGACTCATAGTGATCATTTATCAAAGAATGACTCTGGTTATCAAATGATTGAACAACCAGGAGCAATTTACTTACGATACTTAGTTGACATTCATAAAAAAACATCTAATGAATTATGAGTTCAATCCATCATGTTTAGCAGAAAGACGGATATTCCTGCTCATTATCAGACAATCACTTATTCACAAACTTCGTGTGGGGAAAATAGTTTTCATTTCCCATCTCTTGGAAAACCCTTTTCGCTCCGCTTAGCCTTATCCCCCTCTAGGGGTAATTTAGTGATAGGTTCTATAGGAACTAGACGATCCTATTTGGTCAAATACCTAGCGACAAACTCCTATGTTCCTTTCATTATGGTATTTCTGAACAAGTTCCTGGATAACAAGTCTAAAGGTTTTCTTTTTGATGAGATCGGTATTGATGATAGTGACGATATTGATGATAGTGACAATCTTGATGCTAGTGACGATATCGATCGTGACCTTGATACGGAGCTGGAACTGCTAACTAGGATGAATGGGCTAACTGTGGATATGATGCTGGAAATAGACCGATTTTATATCTTCCTTTAATTCGAATTAGCAAGAGCAATGTCTCTTTGCATAATATGGATTCTAAACATTCATGATCTGGATGTGAATGAGTCAAATGACTTATCCCTCGGTCTATTAGTGAACCATCTCTCCAGGGATTGTGAAAGACGTTCTACTAGAAATATTCTTGTTATTGCTTCGACTCATATTCCTCAAAAAGTGGATCCCGCTCTAATAGCTTCGAATAAATTAAATACGTGCATTAAGATACGAAGGCTTCTTAGCACTTTTTCACTCTTTCATATACTAGGGGATTTCACTTGGAAAAGAAAATGTTCCATACTAACGGATTCGGGTCCATAACCATGGGTTCCAATGCACGAGATCTTGTAGCACTTACTAATGAGGTCCTATCGATTAGTATTACACAGAAGAAATCAATTATAGACACTAATACAATTAGATTCGCTCTTCATAGACAAACTTGGGATTTGCGATCCCAGGTAAGATCGGTTCAGGATCATGGGATCCTTTTCTATCAGATAGGAAGGGTTGTAGCACAAAATGTACTTCTAAGTAATTGCCCCATAGATCTTATATCTATCTAcatgaagaagaaatcatgtAACGAAGGGGATTCTTATTAACcaattatttcatatgtaaataaaatttataatcggaaaagggtcaaatatacccctgtactattgaaaatagtttatatatacCCTTCATTATACTTTCGGTTCATATATACCCCTGCCGTCAtactttggtacatatataccCCTAATTTTAACAGAATAACACATGTCAGCTTAAAAATCAAATAACCCATCCCAGTTTTAATTACCCAATTCCTTTGAAACCCACACATTTAAAACCCATTTTCCGGGTGACCCACCTTCAACCAAGTCCAATTTCACAAGTAATCTTCTTTATCTAAAACCTCCATTAAAATCAGCCACAAAAGCCGACTGAGAAACTAAAAGAGGAAGTGAAACCTCAATTAAAATCAGCCACAAAAGCTCACAGTGAAACTAGAGGAGGAAGTGAGAAGCattgcttcaatttttttttaaactaggATAAAGTAATTGTATTAATAGTAGCAGTACCAAGGGAGTACtgcataattaaaaaaaaatagaagttcAACACACCAGATGTTAAATCTCCTTCAATTATAATTTCCCACTATAAGCTTCAATATCAACTTTCCATAAAGGTATTTGCATCATTTGTGTTACGAAAAGTTATTCATTTTATATTGTGGGATGCTTTTGCTGGTGTTGATTTTCGAAAGTTGAGGATTCAGTCTAGATGGTATTGGCTTTTcacttcttccttgagtttcaCAGTGGGCTTTCACGGTGGTTGAGGTTTGATTTTAATGGAAATTTTAGATAAAGAAGATGACTTAAGAAAATGGGTTTCTTTGAGGTGGGTCAGTAGGAAATGGGTGGGTTTCAAAGGAATTGGGTAATTACAATTGGGGATGGGTTATTTGATTTTTAAGCTGACATGTGTCATTCTGTTAAAATTAGGggtatatatgtaccaaagtaTAACAGGAGGGGTATATATGACCCGAAAGTATAACGAATGgtatatataaactatttcCAATAGTACaagggtatatttgacccttttccgatttat
This is a stretch of genomic DNA from Solanum stenotomum isolate F172 unplaced genomic scaffold, ASM1918654v1 scaffold30257, whole genome shotgun sequence. It encodes these proteins:
- the LOC125851825 gene encoding photosystem I P700 chlorophyll a apoprotein A2-like; translated protein: MALQFPRFSQGLAQDPTTRRIWFGIATAHDFESHDDITEERLYQNIFASHFGQLAIIFLWTSENLFHVAWQGNFESWVHDLLHVRPIAHAIWDSHFGQPAVEAFTRWGALGLVNIAYSGVYQWWYTISLRTNEDLYTDTLFLLFLSAISLIAGHLVHVAIPHPEGSTFGGIIS